A region of the Myripristis murdjan chromosome 10, fMyrMur1.1, whole genome shotgun sequence genome:
TTTCCTTTATTGAGGGTAAAATGTGTCTATAATAACTGGATTACAGTGAACTGGTCTGATGTGTGGACCTCCTGTAAATACACATCCCAAACCTCTGCAGTTTGTTGAAGAGCAGCTAAACCCCAAACAATGCTTTTCACCATCAGATGCTACACTTTACCCACATTTTGTTTGGacttagttactctttaaaaaaaCGTTCACATCACAGGAGTTAGGACTgtgttttaaataaactccCACAAAGCACCAAATGCTGTAAAATCTGTCCCTGGCTTCTCTACTActgcctccatttttttttttttttttttttttttttttttatatgacagTAGCAAAACAGAAGCTGCTAGTGGGAACAAGAGAAGGAACAGAAACTGTGTGCCAAACACAATTTCTGGCTGAGACTGCAGAGTTGAACtcagatgaaattaaaaatcacCAGGGAACCTCTGCCTTTAGAAAGTCATATGTGCTGGAGTTTTTACTTTGACAAATAACGGTCACGACAGATTCACACGGGATTAAAATCTAGATAATCTCCAGAATTATTTCAAATCCCTCGATGGCCCCAGGTGATAACAGCCTCGTGCAAACTAGGGAAATGACAAGAACTGATGCTTTAGTACCGAGTCAATACCAAAATttaacaaagaaagaaaaacaataccAGTACTAGTCCTTTTTCGTATCGGATTCGATGCGACTTGATTCCTCACTCTGCACCTTAGTGCTCTTATTCAAAAGCAGCCTTAACCTTTCtgtttaaatactgaaacactTCAGGTTTCAGTCATGCTTACAGGTgtgcaaatcaaaatgaaagcacATAACCAAACTGTTGTATTTATAGTTACAGCAGGGCATCTCACACAGTTAGCCTCATGTGAACTGACCTTTTAGTTTGGCCATTTTTCTACTTTAAGGCGACAGACCTTAGTGTTGTACTTACAACTCAGTGTTCTGGGCTTGAAACACATACAGCTTATGTTTCTGTATTCGTGTTTATACAATGTTTTTAAGTAGAAATTGTATAAAGAAGtgtgggatttctgtttttgccagGAAATGTGGGATCTCACCTGTCCAGACATCAGCTACCAAAACTGTGGTGTTGTGATGTTTTCCTAAACCGTGCACGCCAGGTTTCTTAGATTGGCATTCACCCTCATTTAAAAGCACGTGGGTCAGTTAGATCATCAGATCGTGTACACTGAAAAAGGTCAGGTGACCCCTCCTCACCATGAGCTGCATGAAGAGGTCCATGAGATCCTGAGGGGGGAGCACCACCGACGTGTTCAGGGGGATCACGAAACAAGTCCTGAGAGTCAGGTCCAGATATGCTGTCAGcttctgctcacacacacacacacacacatgaacagaaaCAAGCACAAAGAGTTAAGCAATCAGGAAGGAGCACCTCTGAATGAATTGCCTAACAGGATTGCATTTCCGAGTCCTGAGCGTGGGCGCGTCTATGTctttgtcagagtgtgtgtgacacacagagaaatgtgcACACTATAAAGAGAGACACCCACGCATatggcagcacagcagcaccCACTGCATGCGTTGGAGGCGAGTGCCCCTCTGTTCTCACCCTGTGGAAGTCATGGAGGATGTAGGCGGGGTCTCCGGGCCTGAATCGAGGAGGAGGGACGCTGATGACGGCCATGTTGTCAGAgatctccacctcctcctccacctgtgGCAGGTAGTACGGCTGGTTCTCCCCGCCGACGCCGGCCGACACGTCGCTGAACTGCATCGCACCATGATAAAGcctctgcccacacacacacacacacacacacacacacacacacacacacatattttgatAAGAGCATGATGAATTACTGTTATGCACAGAAAGCAAAACATCCTTTCATGCTCAGATTGGCTGAATGGTTGAAAGGAAAATCTGATCCTTTGACAGTTAAGATATTTTTTTGCAGCTCAGCAAATTCCACCTGCTGTTTTGTAATGAAgtgtgtgtaatttatttcattcgGTGTTGCCCCATTCCCTCCACCTGCCGATTGTCTATTTCTGCTTCAGCCCCCAGAGATCAGCTGTGAACTTGCTGCCTTCAGCTGTGGGTTATTCGTGTAGTTGGAGAGAGCAATAGTGATAGTGAAACAGGAGGTTTTccaccaaggaaaaaaaaaaaacagttgcacCACCTACAGCAAAATGTCTTCTGGCTGCAGTGCATTTCTGGTCTATCGAGGTGAGATACCACAAAATGGtatctcttcttcttttatgATGGACCTCCCCTCCcaagaagcccttgctctttgacACTGCAAGTCTGACGCTTACGCCTGGTGTTTATGGTAGATGcttcatacatttttctttattaattttctgCTCCTATTAAAAGCCTTTgtagctgcagttttttttcctctcatttattaaatcactttttccactggcctTGTGACAGACCCACAAGGggtttctctgctgtgtttttgtccactTCCTCATCGTCTGAATAAGGAATAAAAAAGTTGAATCGACCACAAATagttaaaaatacagaaaaaatccCCTTAACCAGCAATCAATGTCTATGACTACCAGTGCGTTCAACTGAATACTTCTGTAGATTTGAATGAGGCAGTTAAGTTAATTAAGTTTAATACAATGTAATCATATTCAAATAAGGATCACAGATGCACAAAACCACCATGTTGGTTCAGTGCAGACATCAGAGGGAGGTTTTAGGTGGATATATTAATTATAAAATTCTATGAACTGCCCTTTCACTAGCAGTTTCCCCTTGGTTAGACAGCAACCAACTGGAACCGTTTTCCACTGAACGTGGAACATGAAAGTACGagggtttgatttgatttctctCTGCATGTGAGTAGAAAGTGAGCTGGGTTAAACTAGAACAGGCATTCTGCAACAGGTAAGTGCAGCACACAGGTCTgcaggcagtaaggggttaatCAGGCAAAGAGTTTCATAACACCAGATATGAGGAGTCTGACGCAGAGCAACTTGGCTCCTTTTGGCAAAGGAAAGGGACAAATTCAATCAGACACAATGCTCGCAGACTTATTACTGATTTAAAAGATTTAATATAGTTTAATGTATATCAATCTCAGTTTAAGACATGAatgcatgtatatataataatgggaacacacacacacacacatccttacCTTTGGGGTGAAATAGCGGTAGAGACAAGCTCCACCAACAATGAGCCCACTGAGGATGAAGGCGATGCCCAGCAGGGTGAGCAGGCAGCGACCTGTGGAGCCTTCACTGCCCTCCGGAGCAGAGGCCAGCTCAgggtcctacacacacacacacacacacacacacacacacacacacacacacaaagaaaaggagAGTGGGCGATTGCATGACTGATTGAGAAAGCGATACATCGAGAGTACAGTAAACAATGTTTCAGTTATTAGCAACCAAACGAGAAAGAAAGCATCGCTCCTGATCTGACTCAGCAGCATCTAGCTGTAATCAAACACTGGCCTCTGCACAACAGCTGTGGAGAAGATGGGCGGTCCCAACGCCACATCAGGTACCATCTGTCCCTGCAAGCCGAGCTACATAccgaaaaacaaaactgcaccGTGAAAATAAAGGCGAAACGCGTGCAGCAATAAGCGAAAGCGTGATGTTAGACGCCCCCGGCCACGCATCTGTATGTAGGCCACGGTCGCTTGTTGGCGGCCAGGCGAGGCCTCCTGCTAGACTGCGGACCCTCGGCATCTTGCACAGCCGCTCAGG
Encoded here:
- the LOC115366197 gene encoding integral membrane protein 2A-like — protein: MVKIAFNSALAQKALGKEVPASDKDPELASAPEGSEGSTGRCLLTLLGIAFILSGLIVGGACLYRYFTPKRLYHGAMQFSDVSAGVGGENQPYYLPQVEEEVEISDNMAVISVPPPRFRPGDPAYILHDFHRKLTAYLDLTLRTCFVIPLNTSVVLPPQDLMDLFMQLMSGSYRSYLVQEDLVVTERIDDIKPLGFYIRRLCDGKETYRMQRRVDLPGGGIQKRSAEECFTIHHFENKFVMQTRICKA